The proteins below come from a single Roseiflexus sp. RS-1 genomic window:
- a CDS encoding CopG family antitoxin — MDASRLSSISQADADEKIGEFWDAHDFTDFDNPAAPDVRFQIVCAVPIEVELFAALEKQARQRGVQVETLVNLWLQQRLAEQGQQAAA, encoded by the coding sequence ATGGACGCAAGTAGACTGAGCAGCATTTCACAGGCAGACGCCGATGAAAAGATTGGCGAGTTTTGGGATGCCCACGATTTCACCGATTTTGACAATCCTGCCGCCCCTGATGTGAGGTTTCAGATCGTGTGTGCTGTGCCGATTGAAGTAGAGTTATTTGCAGCGCTTGAAAAGCAAGCCCGGCAACGTGGGGTGCAGGTAGAGACGTTGGTTAATCTCTGGTTACAGCAAAGGCTTGCTGAACAAGGGCAACAGGCTGCGGCATAG
- a CDS encoding BrnT family toxin: MAKHHVTCHEARQVLLSGPGIRFAEKGYTEGENVYAAFGQTPGGRYLAVFFIYKQTLKTAVIISARDMSDKERNAYGRK; this comes from the coding sequence ATGGCAAAACATCATGTCACCTGCCACGAGGCACGTCAAGTTTTACTGAGCGGACCAGGGATTCGTTTTGCGGAAAAGGGTTACACCGAAGGCGAAAATGTGTATGCCGCCTTTGGTCAGACACCAGGCGGCAGGTATCTGGCAGTTTTCTTCATCTACAAACAGACACTCAAAACAGCAGTGATCATCAGTGCGCGTGACATGAGCGATAAGGAGCGCAACGCCTATGGACGCAAGTAG
- a CDS encoding energy-coupling factor ABC transporter permease, which translates to MHIISHTPGALWSLSGTELHIPDGFLNLPISLACWALAIAIIALAARRAQRDLDERQTPLLGIMAAFIFAAQMINFPVAGGTSGHLLGGVLAAVTLGPWGGILVMTAVIAIQALLFQDGGLLVMGANILNMGVITALIGYGLYRSVITQSQTVRLAVIGVAAWLSVMGAALATSLQLWLSGTIPLDIVIPAMMSVHALIGIGEALITVAAVAFIMRTRPEVMETEARPGAGRGWIIGGAIAALIVVVLSPLASADPDGLERVAEDMGFIDLGQSAPYEIIPDYTVPFLGETPLSTIVAGLIGVLVVAVVIVLVARALGSRRAEAGR; encoded by the coding sequence ATGCACATCATCAGTCACACACCCGGAGCGTTGTGGTCGCTTTCAGGAACAGAGTTGCACATTCCCGACGGCTTTCTCAACCTGCCAATCTCGCTGGCATGCTGGGCACTGGCGATTGCCATCATCGCACTTGCCGCCAGACGCGCCCAGCGCGACCTCGATGAGCGGCAGACGCCGCTCCTGGGGATCATGGCAGCGTTCATCTTTGCTGCGCAGATGATCAACTTTCCGGTTGCTGGCGGAACGTCCGGTCACCTGCTGGGCGGCGTCCTGGCGGCAGTCACCCTCGGTCCGTGGGGTGGCATCCTGGTTATGACCGCGGTGATCGCCATTCAGGCGTTGCTCTTCCAGGACGGCGGCTTGCTGGTGATGGGCGCGAACATTCTGAATATGGGGGTGATCACCGCGCTGATCGGCTACGGTCTGTACCGCAGTGTCATCACTCAAAGCCAGACCGTTCGGCTGGCGGTCATTGGCGTGGCGGCGTGGCTCTCGGTGATGGGGGCGGCGCTGGCGACCTCCCTGCAACTCTGGTTGAGCGGCACTATCCCGCTGGACATTGTGATCCCGGCGATGATGAGCGTCCATGCGTTGATCGGCATCGGCGAGGCGTTGATCACCGTTGCTGCTGTGGCTTTCATCATGCGCACACGCCCGGAGGTGATGGAAACAGAGGCACGCCCCGGCGCCGGGCGCGGCTGGATCATCGGCGGCGCGATTGCGGCGCTCATCGTTGTGGTGCTGTCCCCCCTGGCATCCGCCGACCCGGACGGACTCGAACGGGTTGCTGAAGACATGGGCTTCATCGACCTGGGGCAAAGCGCACCGTATGAGATCATTCCCGACTATACCGTGCCTTTCCTGGGTGAAACACCACTCTCGACCATCGTGGCAGGACTGATCGGGGTGCTGGTCGTTGCAGTTGTGATTGTCCTGGTCGCGCGGGCGCTGGGGAGTCGTCGGGCGGAAGCCGGGAGGTGA
- a CDS encoding threo-3-hydroxy-L-aspartate ammonia-lyase — protein sequence MTDAISFDDVCSAGDRLNGIVHVTPVATSRTLDALSGRTVFLKCENLQRGGAFKFRGAYNMISRMPEDARQRGVVAYSSGNHAQGVALAARLLGAPAIICMPSDAPAVKVEATRGYGAEIVFYDRMRDDRAALAQRIAEERGATLVPPYDHPHIMAGQGTAALELLEQVNDIDTLVVPVGGGGLIAGCAIAAHGVNPAIHVIGVEPEDADDTRRSLLAGERIRIPPPATIADGLRVTTPGALTFPIVQRHVAQIVTVSDDDIREAMRFMILRMKLVVEPSGAVGIAAVMSGRLPATARRVGVIVCGGNIDPPLLASLWEE from the coding sequence ATGACCGATGCCATCTCGTTCGATGATGTGTGTTCCGCCGGTGATCGACTCAACGGCATCGTCCATGTGACGCCAGTGGCGACCTCGCGCACGCTCGATGCACTGAGCGGACGCACGGTATTTCTCAAATGCGAAAACCTGCAACGCGGCGGCGCGTTCAAGTTTCGCGGCGCGTACAACATGATCAGTCGCATGCCAGAGGATGCGCGCCAGCGTGGTGTGGTCGCCTACTCATCGGGAAACCATGCGCAGGGGGTCGCGCTCGCTGCCAGGTTGCTCGGCGCGCCAGCGATCATCTGCATGCCTTCGGATGCACCGGCGGTCAAGGTGGAAGCCACCCGCGGCTACGGTGCAGAGATTGTGTTCTATGACCGTATGCGCGACGACCGGGCGGCACTGGCGCAGCGCATCGCCGAAGAGCGCGGCGCGACCCTCGTGCCGCCCTACGATCACCCGCACATTATGGCAGGGCAGGGAACGGCGGCGCTTGAACTGCTCGAACAGGTGAATGACATCGATACGCTGGTCGTGCCGGTCGGCGGCGGCGGGTTGATCGCCGGGTGTGCGATTGCCGCTCATGGCGTCAACCCCGCCATCCATGTCATTGGCGTCGAGCCGGAAGATGCCGACGACACACGCCGTTCGTTGCTGGCAGGCGAACGCATCAGAATCCCCCCGCCCGCCACCATCGCCGACGGACTGCGCGTCACGACCCCTGGCGCACTGACATTTCCCATCGTGCAACGTCACGTCGCGCAGATCGTCACCGTGAGCGACGATGACATCCGCGAAGCAATGCGCTTTATGATCCTGCGCATGAAACTCGTGGTCGAACCGAGCGGCGCAGTCGGCATTGCGGCAGTGATGTCCGGACGACTCCCGGCGACGGCGCGGCGGGTCGGCGTCATCGTGTGCGGCGGCAACATCGATCCGCCGCTGCTGGCATCGTTGTGGGAGGAGTAA
- a CDS encoding MFS transporter produces the protein MSSASSAPPPRSRLRLPHALRALRHRNYRLLFFGQLIAHIGFWMQATAQGWLVLRLTDAPFWLGAIAAAQSLPVLILSVPAGALADRVPKRTLLLITQGTAMTTALLLAMLIFGNAAQVWHVLIAALLVGVASAFENPARQAFTIELVGRDDLMNAIALDSTVMNGARIIGPAVAGALVAATGEGPAFLFNGLSVLAVIGGLLMMRLRPFVAPPRRSNWQQMREGFAYIRGDVRVRLLLLQITAHCVFGLAYFPLMPYFARNVLGADAQGFGVLASTNAAGALVAALMITFVGDRLPRVGVRSVALLSYSLLLGAFTLTRSFAVAMALLAAIGWAGIVVLTLTNTLLQMVTPDEMRGRVMGVYMLVVMGVSQISGLILSSVADVIGDVPLVVGCWTMIGWCVQIYLFGQWRRLSSAAAQVAPLPRS, from the coding sequence GTGTCGTCCGCTTCTTCCGCTCCACCGCCGCGCAGCCGTCTTCGCCTGCCGCATGCGCTGCGTGCGCTGCGTCACCGTAACTATCGCCTGTTGTTCTTCGGGCAGTTGATCGCGCATATTGGCTTCTGGATGCAGGCGACTGCGCAAGGATGGCTTGTGCTGCGCCTGACTGACGCGCCGTTCTGGTTGGGGGCGATTGCTGCGGCGCAGTCGCTGCCGGTGTTGATCCTCTCTGTTCCTGCCGGTGCGCTGGCGGATCGTGTTCCCAAGCGCACCCTGCTGTTGATAACCCAGGGAACCGCGATGACGACCGCATTGCTGCTGGCGATGCTGATCTTCGGCAATGCGGCGCAGGTGTGGCATGTGCTGATCGCCGCCCTGCTGGTCGGCGTCGCCTCAGCCTTCGAGAACCCGGCGCGCCAGGCGTTCACTATCGAACTGGTTGGACGTGATGATCTGATGAATGCGATTGCGCTCGACTCAACCGTCATGAACGGCGCGCGCATCATCGGACCGGCGGTCGCCGGGGCGCTGGTTGCCGCCACAGGTGAAGGTCCGGCGTTTCTGTTCAATGGTCTGAGTGTCCTGGCAGTCATCGGCGGGTTGCTCATGATGCGCCTGCGTCCATTCGTCGCGCCGCCACGCCGCAGCAACTGGCAGCAGATGCGCGAAGGGTTCGCCTATATTCGCGGCGACGTGCGCGTGCGTTTGTTGTTGCTCCAGATCACAGCGCACTGCGTCTTTGGTCTGGCATACTTCCCGCTCATGCCCTACTTTGCGCGCAATGTGCTCGGCGCCGATGCACAGGGATTTGGCGTGCTGGCATCAACGAATGCCGCCGGGGCGCTGGTTGCCGCGCTCATGATTACCTTCGTCGGCGACCGGTTGCCACGGGTCGGGGTGCGCTCGGTTGCACTGCTCAGTTACTCGCTGCTGCTCGGCGCATTCACATTGACACGCTCGTTCGCGGTGGCAATGGCGTTGCTGGCGGCAATCGGATGGGCGGGCATTGTCGTGCTGACGTTGACAAACACTCTGTTGCAGATGGTAACGCCCGATGAGATGCGCGGACGGGTTATGGGGGTCTACATGCTGGTGGTCATGGGAGTCAGTCAGATCAGCGGACTGATCCTCAGCAGTGTGGCGGATGTTATCGGCGATGTGCCGCTGGTCGTCGGATGCTGGACGATGATCGGATGGTGTGTTCAGATCTATCTGTTCGGGCAGTGGCGTCGTCTGTCGAGCGCCGCCGCGCAGGTTGCGCCGCTGCCGCGTTCATAA
- a CDS encoding efflux RND transporter periplasmic adaptor subunit codes for MDKRFASLRIAPILLLAALITACGGSAAQTTPTPTPRPVQNVLEKPTYVVQRGVVVDEIKVSGFVAATKQVELSFTQNGFLKVLYVDRNDPVKQGQLLAELEMGDLPNQLRQAEVALEQAQLVLNRSKAQRDAAIRRAELDLEEAQAQLRRLQEPPDPLELARAQANLAQAQANLEQVRTNASAEKTRAEIALAQASNALPAVQTAYLRALTEWNDIRDKPQDWRYNAVKEAFERAEAELRNAEMAVRQAQLAYDQARQNEGPAIARAEALLAEAQAAYDALVRGPKPEDLERARRNVERARIAVDEARQVGDSELEGRVASAQLEVERLKAQMEAMRLYAPFDGKVAAVGNKPGDQITAYRAVITVMDDTGKELLVENVASQDATRIGLGQQVQITFSRAPGRVFNGVVTKLPTTLTSSAATINPDRAYHIDFEAPGVNLEVGDLAQVVITLKRVEDALWLPPQAVRAFEGRRFVVVKDGDRQRRQDVRVGIVSLERIEILEGLKEGDIVVGQ; via the coding sequence ATGGATAAGCGATTTGCTTCCCTCCGCATCGCACCGATCCTCCTGCTCGCCGCGCTGATCACCGCCTGCGGCGGTTCCGCTGCGCAAACAACGCCGACGCCTACACCGCGTCCGGTGCAGAATGTGCTGGAAAAGCCGACGTATGTTGTGCAGCGCGGCGTGGTCGTCGATGAAATTAAGGTCAGCGGGTTTGTCGCCGCCACCAAACAGGTGGAACTCTCGTTCACCCAGAACGGCTTTCTCAAGGTGCTGTACGTCGACCGCAACGATCCGGTGAAGCAAGGGCAGTTGCTCGCTGAACTGGAGATGGGCGATCTGCCGAACCAGTTGCGACAGGCGGAAGTGGCGCTGGAACAGGCGCAACTGGTGTTGAACCGCTCGAAGGCGCAGCGCGATGCGGCGATTCGTCGCGCCGAACTCGACCTGGAAGAGGCGCAGGCGCAGTTGCGGCGCCTGCAGGAACCGCCGGATCCGCTCGAACTGGCGCGCGCGCAGGCAAACCTGGCGCAGGCGCAGGCGAACCTTGAGCAGGTGCGCACCAACGCTTCCGCTGAAAAGACGCGCGCCGAAATAGCGCTCGCGCAGGCGTCCAATGCGCTGCCGGCGGTGCAGACCGCCTACCTGCGCGCGCTGACCGAGTGGAACGATATCAGAGATAAACCGCAGGATTGGCGGTACAACGCGGTGAAAGAAGCCTTCGAGCGCGCCGAAGCCGAACTGCGCAATGCGGAAATGGCAGTCCGCCAGGCGCAACTGGCGTATGACCAGGCGCGCCAGAATGAAGGACCGGCGATTGCGCGCGCCGAGGCGTTGCTGGCGGAAGCGCAGGCAGCCTACGACGCGCTCGTGCGTGGTCCGAAACCGGAAGACCTGGAGCGCGCCCGGCGCAATGTCGAGCGCGCCCGGATCGCCGTCGATGAGGCGCGTCAGGTCGGCGATAGCGAACTCGAAGGACGGGTCGCCTCGGCGCAACTGGAGGTCGAGCGCCTGAAGGCGCAGATGGAAGCGATGCGTCTCTACGCTCCCTTTGACGGCAAGGTGGCGGCAGTCGGCAACAAACCAGGCGATCAGATCACTGCCTATCGCGCGGTCATCACCGTGATGGACGATACCGGGAAAGAACTGCTGGTCGAAAACGTCGCCTCGCAGGACGCCACCCGGATCGGGTTGGGGCAGCAGGTGCAGATCACCTTCTCGCGCGCGCCGGGCAGGGTCTTCAATGGCGTGGTGACGAAACTGCCGACGACGCTGACAAGCAGCGCTGCGACGATCAATCCCGATCGCGCGTACCACATCGACTTTGAGGCGCCTGGCGTGAACCTCGAAGTCGGCGATCTGGCGCAGGTGGTCATTACCCTGAAGCGTGTCGAAGATGCGCTCTGGCTGCCGCCCCAGGCGGTGCGTGCATTTGAGGGGCGGCGGTTTGTTGTTGTCAAGGACGGCGACCGCCAGCGACGCCAGGATGTGCGCGTCGGCATCGTCAGCCTGGAACGGATCGAAATCCTCGAAGGGCTGAAGGAAGGCGATATCGTCGTCGGACAGTAG
- a CDS encoding ABC transporter permease — protein MATTSTPGSSQPAAPGLSLKRWGRWWSPGSLVGVLRVVSRRLWSHLGLMLAIAVGFIVAIGLTVSIPVYAEAVGYRILRDELAQGEAGSKRPPFAFMFRYLGSQSGVISWRDYAPLDEYMRTQLAERLDLPITTAVRYVATDKAPLMPSSGVGKPLIFVNTAFATDFEQHIEIIDGTFPQPASADGPIEVLISEDLSARLGFQVGEEYLILGPQEQRVEQSYPIRIAGVWRVRDPGSDYWFYDPTTLYDTLFVPEESFRERLTAINPKPVYVATWYAIADGSSVRSSDVADVRARINRIATDITTILPGSRIDISPAQALAEHQRQVQRLTLILTIFSIPVLGLIAYFILLVAGLVVQRQSNEIAVLRSRGASRIQVLGIYLLEGLLLGAVALALGVALGQGAGLLMTWTRSFLDVQPGELLPIELTPDAWQRAWQMLALMVIASLLPAFGVARYTIVSFKSERARATRKPFWQRMYLDLLLLIPVYYGYTLLQQRGTVSFLGTDDPFANPLLLLAPTLYIFTLALVATRIFPLTMSVLERVAQFMSGVATVTALRYLARTPGAYTGPVLLLTLTLSLATFTASMAQTLDRHLIDQVYYENGSDVRFYDLGQGGGLSGPMAGMQPQQPGPSDAMNEARFMFLPVTDYLTIPGVAAATRVSISQVEISLANRTIPARFIGVDRVDLPGVIHWRDDYAGESLGALMNRLADDPAAVLVNSAFAAQNRLRPGDRFEVIMNDLDRKVRVPVIVAGYVNLFPTVYPGDGPFLIGNLDYAFDMQGGQYPYDVWLRLTPGADRNAIDEGICELGLRTFERGFAPATIITEHARPERQGFYGLLSVGFIASAFLTVLGFLFYSALSFQRRFVELGMLRAIGLSTRQLGALLAWEQALIIGVGMIGGTLIGVTASQLFIPFLQVRRGANSQIPPFVVQIAWEQITIIYIIFGAMLLAAVLITIALLRQMKLFQAVKLGEAI, from the coding sequence ATGGCAACGACATCCACCCCTGGTTCGTCACAACCTGCTGCGCCCGGTCTCTCACTGAAACGCTGGGGCAGGTGGTGGTCGCCCGGATCGCTGGTCGGCGTGCTGCGCGTCGTCAGCCGACGGCTGTGGAGCCACCTGGGTCTGATGCTTGCCATTGCCGTCGGGTTCATCGTCGCCATCGGGTTGACTGTCAGCATCCCGGTGTATGCCGAGGCGGTCGGCTACCGTATCCTGCGCGACGAGCTGGCGCAGGGGGAAGCCGGTTCGAAGCGACCGCCGTTCGCCTTCATGTTTCGCTACCTCGGCTCGCAGAGCGGGGTCATTTCCTGGCGCGACTATGCCCCGCTCGATGAGTATATGCGCACCCAACTGGCGGAACGCCTTGATCTGCCGATCACCACGGCGGTGCGCTATGTTGCGACGGACAAAGCGCCCCTCATGCCATCCAGCGGCGTCGGGAAGCCGCTGATCTTCGTCAATACCGCCTTCGCCACCGACTTCGAGCAGCACATCGAGATTATCGATGGGACGTTTCCCCAACCGGCATCCGCCGATGGTCCGATCGAGGTGCTGATCTCGGAAGACCTGTCGGCACGCCTCGGTTTTCAGGTTGGCGAGGAGTACCTCATTCTCGGTCCGCAGGAACAGCGCGTCGAGCAGAGTTATCCCATCCGGATCGCCGGGGTGTGGCGGGTGCGCGATCCCGGCAGCGACTACTGGTTCTACGATCCAACGACCCTGTACGATACGCTGTTCGTGCCGGAGGAGAGTTTCCGCGAACGCCTGACGGCGATCAACCCGAAACCGGTCTATGTCGCTACATGGTACGCGATTGCGGATGGGAGCAGCGTGCGCTCTTCGGACGTTGCGGATGTGCGGGCGCGCATCAACCGGATCGCCACCGACATCACCACCATTCTGCCCGGTTCGCGCATCGACATTTCGCCGGCGCAGGCGCTGGCGGAACATCAGCGTCAGGTGCAGCGACTGACCCTGATCCTGACGATTTTCAGCATTCCGGTGCTTGGTCTGATTGCATACTTCATCCTGCTGGTCGCCGGGTTGGTGGTGCAGCGCCAGAGCAACGAGATCGCCGTGTTGCGCAGCCGTGGCGCTTCGCGCATTCAGGTGCTTGGCATCTATCTGCTCGAAGGCCTGCTGCTTGGCGCTGTTGCGCTGGCGCTCGGCGTCGCTCTGGGGCAGGGCGCCGGTTTGCTGATGACCTGGACGCGCTCGTTCCTGGATGTGCAGCCAGGGGAACTGCTGCCGATCGAGTTGACGCCAGACGCCTGGCAGCGCGCCTGGCAGATGCTGGCGCTGATGGTGATCGCAAGCCTGTTGCCCGCGTTCGGTGTCGCGCGGTATACGATTGTGTCGTTCAAGAGCGAACGCGCGCGTGCGACGCGCAAGCCGTTCTGGCAGCGCATGTACCTCGATCTCCTGCTTCTGATACCGGTCTACTACGGGTATACGCTTTTGCAGCAGCGCGGCACAGTGTCGTTCCTCGGCACAGACGATCCGTTCGCCAATCCGCTGCTCCTGCTGGCGCCCACGCTCTATATTTTCACCCTGGCGCTGGTCGCCACGCGCATCTTCCCGCTGACGATGAGCGTGCTGGAGCGGGTGGCGCAGTTCATGAGCGGCGTGGCGACGGTGACGGCGCTACGGTACCTGGCGCGCACACCGGGCGCCTACACCGGTCCGGTCCTGTTGCTGACCCTGACGCTCAGCCTGGCGACATTCACCGCGTCGATGGCGCAAACGCTCGACCGTCACCTGATCGATCAGGTGTACTACGAGAACGGCAGCGATGTGCGGTTCTACGACCTGGGGCAGGGCGGCGGACTTTCCGGTCCGATGGCGGGGATGCAGCCGCAACAACCGGGTCCATCCGATGCAATGAACGAAGCGCGCTTCATGTTTCTGCCGGTCACCGATTACCTCACCATCCCTGGCGTCGCAGCGGCAACGCGCGTCTCAATCAGTCAGGTCGAGATCAGCCTTGCCAATCGCACGATCCCTGCCCGGTTCATCGGCGTTGATCGCGTGGATCTGCCCGGCGTCATCCACTGGCGCGACGACTATGCTGGCGAGTCGCTCGGTGCGTTGATGAATCGCCTGGCGGACGACCCTGCGGCTGTGCTGGTCAACAGCGCCTTTGCAGCCCAGAATCGTCTGCGACCCGGCGACCGCTTCGAAGTGATCATGAACGATCTCGACAGAAAGGTGCGTGTGCCGGTCATTGTCGCCGGCTACGTGAACCTGTTCCCGACCGTCTATCCCGGCGATGGTCCGTTCCTGATCGGCAATCTCGACTATGCGTTCGACATGCAGGGCGGGCAGTACCCCTACGATGTCTGGCTTCGTCTGACGCCCGGCGCTGATCGCAATGCAATCGATGAAGGCATTTGCGAACTGGGATTGCGCACCTTCGAGCGCGGGTTTGCACCGGCGACAATCATTACCGAGCACGCGCGTCCAGAGCGCCAGGGATTCTATGGATTGCTCTCGGTCGGGTTCATCGCCTCGGCATTTTTGACGGTGCTCGGCTTTCTGTTCTACTCGGCGCTCTCATTTCAGCGACGGTTCGTCGAACTGGGCATGCTGCGCGCCATCGGTCTTTCGACCAGACAACTCGGCGCACTGCTGGCATGGGAGCAGGCGTTGATCATCGGCGTGGGGATGATCGGCGGCACCCTGATCGGCGTCACCGCCAGCCAGTTGTTCATTCCGTTCCTGCAAGTCCGACGCGGCGCCAATTCACAGATTCCGCCGTTTGTCGTACAGATCGCCTGGGAACAGATCACGATCATCTATATCATCTTCGGTGCGATGCTGCTGGCGGCAGTCCTGATCACCATCGCGCTGCTCCGGCAGATGAAACTGTTCCAGGCAGTGAAACTGGGTGAAGCGATATAA
- a CDS encoding ATP-binding cassette domain-containing protein yields the protein MSEPLILCENLVKIYKLDEIEIVALQGLDLTVQTGEVMALVGASGSGKTTLLNVLGGLDRPSAGKVIVAGNDLLKLSDAQLDRYRRQYVGFVWQQKARNLIPYLNVEQNVELPMIMAGVNARERREWAGELIDAVGLSHRRHHRLAQLSGGEQQRVAIAIALANRPMLLLGDEPTGELDSHTAETIFEIFHQLNRTYGLTVVIVSHDPQIARFVDRVVAIRDGKTSSETRRVEAEAVDPVNGDGATRDHVFEELVMLDSAGRLQIPKEIRERYNIGDRIRMEETPEGLVLRPVASAAPAIKRLAGPDEPPPEKPRGIKKWINLLQRRR from the coding sequence ATGAGCGAACCTCTGATCCTCTGTGAAAATCTGGTCAAGATATACAAACTCGACGAGATCGAAATCGTCGCGCTCCAGGGACTCGACCTGACCGTGCAAACGGGAGAAGTGATGGCGCTCGTCGGTGCGAGCGGCAGCGGCAAAACGACCCTGCTCAATGTGCTTGGCGGGCTGGATCGCCCTTCTGCCGGAAAAGTCATCGTCGCCGGCAACGACCTGCTGAAACTCAGCGATGCGCAACTCGACCGCTATCGTCGCCAGTATGTCGGCTTTGTCTGGCAGCAGAAGGCGCGCAACCTGATCCCGTACCTGAACGTCGAGCAGAATGTCGAACTGCCGATGATCATGGCGGGCGTCAATGCGCGTGAGCGCCGCGAATGGGCAGGCGAACTGATCGATGCCGTCGGGTTGTCCCACCGTCGCCACCATCGCCTGGCGCAACTCTCCGGCGGCGAACAGCAACGGGTCGCGATTGCGATTGCGCTCGCCAACCGCCCGATGCTGCTGCTGGGGGACGAGCCGACCGGTGAACTCGATTCGCATACCGCCGAGACGATCTTTGAGATCTTCCATCAATTGAACCGCACCTACGGATTGACGGTCGTGATCGTCTCGCACGACCCGCAGATTGCGCGGTTCGTTGACCGCGTGGTAGCGATCCGCGACGGCAAGACCAGCAGCGAAACCCGGCGCGTCGAAGCCGAAGCGGTTGATCCGGTCAACGGCGACGGCGCCACACGCGACCATGTCTTCGAAGAACTGGTGATGCTCGACTCCGCCGGTCGATTACAGATCCCCAAAGAGATCCGCGAGCGCTACAATATCGGCGACCGTATTCGCATGGAAGAAACGCCTGAAGGTCTGGTGCTGCGACCGGTTGCAAGCGCAGCGCCGGCAATCAAACGGCTCGCCGGGCCGGACGAGCCGCCGCCGGAAAAACCGCGTGGCATCAAGAAGTGGATAAACCTGCTGCAACGCCGACGATGA
- a CDS encoding ABC transporter ATP-binding protein — translation MTTPSTIPAVRVTNVTRAYTVNNEQVLALRGVSLTVEEGAFIALMGRSGSGKTTLLNMIGGLDQPSSGEVALYGQVLNGMNQDQLTLLRREKIGFIFQSFALLPILSAWENVEMPLRIAGVRSRRERRQRAEAALALVGLERWATHRPAEMSGGQQQRVAIARALVSRPRLLLADEPTGELDSTTGRNLLTLLRTIVRTEGVTLIMATHDRTIFDFADVVYQLRDGQLEP, via the coding sequence ATGACAACTCCTTCTACCATACCCGCAGTGCGTGTCACCAATGTCACACGCGCATACACGGTCAACAATGAACAGGTGCTTGCCCTGCGCGGCGTCAGCCTGACGGTTGAAGAGGGCGCATTTATTGCGCTCATGGGGCGATCCGGTTCGGGCAAAACCACCCTGCTCAACATGATCGGCGGTCTCGACCAACCGAGCAGCGGGGAAGTCGCGCTCTACGGTCAGGTATTGAACGGGATGAACCAGGATCAGTTGACCCTTTTGCGCCGTGAGAAGATCGGGTTCATCTTTCAGTCATTCGCGCTCCTTCCCATTCTCTCGGCGTGGGAGAATGTCGAGATGCCGTTGCGCATCGCCGGGGTGCGTTCCAGGCGTGAGCGGCGGCAGCGCGCCGAGGCCGCCCTGGCGCTCGTGGGGCTTGAACGCTGGGCGACGCACCGCCCTGCCGAAATGTCCGGCGGGCAACAGCAGCGCGTCGCAATCGCCCGCGCCCTCGTCTCACGTCCGCGTCTCCTGCTGGCGGATGAACCGACCGGCGAACTCGACTCGACCACCGGGCGGAATCTGCTCACCCTGCTGCGCACCATCGTCCGCACCGAAGGCGTGACCCTGATCATGGCGACCCACGACCGGACGATCTTCGATTTCGCCGACGTTGTGTATCAGTTGCGCGATGGGCAGCTTGAACCTTGA